Genomic window (Minwuia thermotolerans):
ATCGTCGAATTCCACGTTTCGCCGCCCCACGAGTCCCGCTGGACCGACAATCTGATCCCGGACGGCTACGTCCTGCCGGCCGGCAACGAGGTCGAGGTCGCCATCGAGGACGGGGCGGATCACTGCGCCTACGACATCCGCGCGGTGTTCGCCGACGGCGAGGTCTTCGAAGAGTACGATACCGACCTCTGCGAACTGGGGGAGTGGACCTTCACCGACTGAACCGCCGCGATCCTGCGGGCTACGCGCGGGACTGATTTCGCTACTCGCGGGTCAGCGTTGTCATCCTTTCATGGCATCGGGCGCCGTCCTTTGGCATACTCCGCCCGCGCCGGGCCGCGTAATGGCCCGGCCGGGGAGGCATTCGATGACGATTTTTGCAGACACGCCGGCCGGCTGCGGCCGGCATGAACGAGGCGGCGCATGAGCGGCCCGCTGGAGGGCATCCGCGTCCTCGACCTGACGCGCTTCGCCGCCGGTCCGCACGCGACGCAGATGATGGGCGATTCCGGCGCCGACGTGGTCAAGGTCGAGGGCCTGACCGGCGACGGCATGCGCATGGCCGATTCCAAGGTCGGCAAGCCCGACAGCATGTTCTTCATGACCATCAACCGCGCCAAGCGCAGCCTGTCGGTCGATCTGCGCAACGAGGACGGCAAGGCGGTGCTGCGGGACCTTGTCGCCCGGGCCGACATCCTGGTGGAGAACTTCCGTCCCGGCGTCATGGAGGATATGGGCTTCGGCTGGGAGACGCTGCAGGAAATCAATCCGCGGCTGATCCTGGTCCGGGTCTCCGGCTTCGGCCAGGACGGGCCCTGGGCCAAACGCGCCTCCTACGATCCGGTGATCCAGGCGCTGTCCGGTTTCCAGGAGCTGACGGGGCCGCCCGACGGCCCGCCCACTGTCTGCGGCACGGTCGTGACGGACTATCTCACCGGCCTGCACGCCGTGATCGGCGCGGTCACCGCGCTGCAGGGACGCGAGCGTACCGGCCGCGGCCAGTGGGTCGACGTCTCCATGCTGGACGCGGCGACGAGCCTGCTGATGACAGCCATCCCCGAGTACCTCCATCTCGGTCAGGTCCGGACCCGGCGCGGCAACAAGAACCCGGTTTCCGTCCCGTCGCACTGCTTCGAGTGCGCCGACGGCCGGTTCGTCCACATCACCGCCTGGACCGATGGCGAGTTCGCCAAGCTGTCCAAGGCGATGGGGATGCCGGAACTGCTGGAGGATCCGCGCTTCGCCGACATCGACAGCCGGGTCGCCAACGAGAAGGCGATCGAGAAGATCATCGCCGACTGGATGATGCAGTTCGACGCCGCCGAGGTCGAACGCCGTTTGATGGCGATGAGCCTGCCGGCGGCGCGGGTCGCGACCATCGCCGAGGTCGCCGAGAACCCGCAATTGCAGCATCGGGGACACATCGTCGAGGTGGAGCACGCCAGCCAGGGACGTCTCCCGGTGGCGGGGCCCGCGATCCGTTATTCCGACAGCCCCTTGCCTGCGGTGCACAAGGTACCGATGCTGGGCGAGCACAGTGCCGAGGTGCTGCGCGAGTGGCTGGACTACGACACGGCGCGCATCGACGCGCTGGAGACGGCCGGCGTGATCCGGACGGCGGCAGGGGGCCGCTGACCGGGGGCGCCGACCGGACGCAACGGGCCGGCGGCAGCCGCCGGGGCGCATCGTTCGTGGGGGAACGGTGGGCCGGCGCGGCGGGAATGCGGCCGGGCGCCGAAGCGTCAGAGGCCGGCGACGGTCGCCGGCATTCGTGCAACGGGCGCCAAGCCCACAACGGGGAGGAGAAGACATGCAGACCCTGATCAGGAATATCGCGCCGGTGGCGTTCGCGGCGGCGCTTGTCGTCGTCGGCGTCTCGCAGGCCCGCGCCGAATGCGACGAGGTCTTCACGCTGAAGTACCACAACGCCTATCCGCCGACGCTGGCGCTCTACAACAAGGTCGGCGCCGGCTTCAAGGAGCGCGTCGAGAAGTGGTCCGACGGCTGCATCAAGTTCGAGAACTATGATTCCGGCGCCCTGACCTCGGTTGCCGGCATGGTCGACGCCACCGACCAGGGCATCATCGACATCAGCCACAGCTGGGGTGCGTTCTACGTCGGCGACATCCCGGAAGGGGACATCGAGATCGGCCTGCCGCTGGCCTGGGGCGAGACCTACGAAGCCTATGACGCCTACTACAACCGCGGTCTGAAGGAAGTCATCGCGGAGGCCTATGAGAGCCGCTTCAACGTCAAGCACTTCCCCTCGATCATCGGGCTGGAATACGTCATCGCCACCCGCGAGGAGATCAGCGGTCTCGAAGACCTGAAGGGCATGAAGCTGCGCGCGCTCGGCGTCTACGGCGAAATGGTCCAGGAGCTCGGCGCGTCCGCAGTGGTCATCCCTGGCGGCGAGCTCTACTCGGCGCTGCAGCTCGGCACCATCGACGGCCTGATCTACGGCGCCGAAGCCATCGTCGCCCAGGGCCTGCAGGAGTTTCTGAAGACCGCGATCGTGGAGCCGAACCTGAACGCCGGCGCCGGGCACTGGCTGTTCAACCGCGACACCTGGGAGAGCCTGCCGCCGCACCTGCAGAACGTGATCAACATGGCCGTTGATTACGGCAACCTGGCCGGCGCCATGGACTACCGGGTCGTCGAGGCCAAGAACATCGGTGTCCTGGCGAACGATGGCGTCAAGCTGCTCGAACTGTCCGGCGAGGAACAGGCGCGGCTGAACGGGATCGCCGTCGAGATGTGGAACAAGATCGCGGAGCGTTCCGAACTCGCCGCCAAGGGTGTCGAGATCGTGAAGCAGCAGCAGCGTGAGTTCGGCCAGATCGACTGACGCAACCGGTTCCGGCGGCGGCCGTACGGCCGCCGCCGGAACCATGCCGGCCGCCGGCCCCGGAACGGGCCGGCGTTCCGGATGTTCCCAATCCTGGAGAATGGCCCGATGGATCGGCTGAAGTCGATCGACAGGATCAGCGGCT
Coding sequences:
- the dctP gene encoding TRAP transporter substrate-binding protein DctP, whose translation is MQTLIRNIAPVAFAAALVVVGVSQARAECDEVFTLKYHNAYPPTLALYNKVGAGFKERVEKWSDGCIKFENYDSGALTSVAGMVDATDQGIIDISHSWGAFYVGDIPEGDIEIGLPLAWGETYEAYDAYYNRGLKEVIAEAYESRFNVKHFPSIIGLEYVIATREEISGLEDLKGMKLRALGVYGEMVQELGASAVVIPGGELYSALQLGTIDGLIYGAEAIVAQGLQEFLKTAIVEPNLNAGAGHWLFNRDTWESLPPHLQNVINMAVDYGNLAGAMDYRVVEAKNIGVLANDGVKLLELSGEEQARLNGIAVEMWNKIAERSELAAKGVEIVKQQQREFGQID
- a CDS encoding CaiB/BaiF CoA transferase family protein encodes the protein MSGPLEGIRVLDLTRFAAGPHATQMMGDSGADVVKVEGLTGDGMRMADSKVGKPDSMFFMTINRAKRSLSVDLRNEDGKAVLRDLVARADILVENFRPGVMEDMGFGWETLQEINPRLILVRVSGFGQDGPWAKRASYDPVIQALSGFQELTGPPDGPPTVCGTVVTDYLTGLHAVIGAVTALQGRERTGRGQWVDVSMLDAATSLLMTAIPEYLHLGQVRTRRGNKNPVSVPSHCFECADGRFVHITAWTDGEFAKLSKAMGMPELLEDPRFADIDSRVANEKAIEKIIADWMMQFDAAEVERRLMAMSLPAARVATIAEVAENPQLQHRGHIVEVEHASQGRLPVAGPAIRYSDSPLPAVHKVPMLGEHSAEVLREWLDYDTARIDALETAGVIRTAAGGR